Proteins from one Chromatiales bacterium genomic window:
- a CDS encoding M13 family metallopeptidase → MRQLSILALALLLLACDGPRTPPVPDAPPPPEADIPAGPGFDPADLDTNIRPQDDFWHYVNGKWLARTDIPADWSGYGTFQMLAERTEKQLHALISTDAKSAAPAGTGAQKIGDLYTSFMDERRLETLGLKPLAADLAAIANLRTHEDVIAWMGSALAAGIQVPIEFYVDADASNPDRNLAYIWQGGLGLPDRDYYLADTAELADTRKAYAAHIGRMFGLAGWQDANAPDTIMAIETRIARKHWTAVQNRDDEKIYANQVNFAQAARQSPGFDWPRFFKAAQLDPPNRFVIAQTDYFAALGRIIRETPVRDWQTWLRFKVLKSHAPYLTAAIVAEDFDFEGRILHGQQQNKARWKLGVRLVSSELGELLGKSYKDRYFPPESRQRIERMVADLRTAFHESIGQLDWMTPGTRAAAQEKLAKFRSKIGYPEHWRDYSALHIAADDLIGNIRRTRAFAWRHEADKLNRPVDRDEWFMSPQTVNAYYQATGNEIVFPAAILQPPFFDPAADDAWNYGSIGATIGHEFSHGFDDQGRKFDGDGRLRDWWTAADAARYTQRAQLLVEQYNAFRPLPNFSINGELTLGENLADLAGLVMAYRAWQNSLHGKEAPVIDGFSGAQRFFFGYALSFRGKDRPESLQAQLLSDPHSPDQYRVTGTLQNMPAFYTAFGVTATDRMYIAPEKRVTIW, encoded by the coding sequence ATGCGTCAACTCAGCATCCTTGCCCTCGCCCTTCTCCTGCTCGCCTGCGACGGCCCCCGAACACCACCTGTCCCCGACGCGCCACCGCCACCTGAGGCAGATATCCCCGCAGGCCCCGGCTTCGACCCGGCAGATCTGGATACGAACATCCGCCCGCAGGATGATTTCTGGCACTACGTAAACGGCAAGTGGCTGGCACGAACTGACATTCCGGCCGACTGGTCCGGTTATGGAACCTTCCAGATGCTGGCGGAGCGCACCGAGAAACAGCTGCACGCGCTGATCAGCACAGACGCAAAGTCTGCCGCACCGGCTGGTACCGGCGCGCAGAAGATCGGCGACCTGTATACGAGCTTCATGGACGAACGCCGGCTCGAAACGCTGGGCCTTAAGCCGCTGGCGGCAGACCTCGCGGCAATCGCGAATCTCCGCACGCATGAAGATGTGATTGCCTGGATGGGCAGCGCGCTGGCTGCCGGCATACAGGTGCCGATCGAGTTCTACGTGGATGCTGACGCCAGCAATCCGGACCGGAACCTGGCCTATATCTGGCAGGGCGGTCTGGGCCTGCCCGACCGCGACTACTATCTGGCGGATACGGCCGAACTGGCCGACACGCGCAAAGCCTATGCCGCGCACATCGGCCGGATGTTCGGTCTCGCCGGCTGGCAAGATGCGAACGCGCCGGACACCATCATGGCGATCGAGACACGCATCGCCCGCAAGCACTGGACCGCGGTACAGAACCGTGACGACGAAAAGATCTACGCCAACCAGGTCAACTTCGCCCAGGCTGCACGGCAGTCGCCCGGCTTCGACTGGCCACGCTTTTTCAAGGCGGCGCAGCTCGATCCGCCAAACCGCTTTGTCATCGCACAGACGGACTACTTTGCGGCCCTCGGCCGGATCATCCGCGAAACACCGGTGCGTGACTGGCAGACCTGGCTGCGCTTCAAGGTCCTGAAAAGCCATGCGCCGTATCTGACAGCGGCGATCGTCGCCGAGGATTTCGACTTTGAGGGCCGGATTCTGCATGGCCAGCAGCAAAACAAGGCGCGCTGGAAACTCGGCGTGCGGCTGGTCAGCAGCGAACTGGGCGAGTTGCTCGGCAAGAGCTATAAGGACCGGTATTTCCCGCCGGAATCAAGGCAGCGTATCGAACGGATGGTCGCCGATCTGCGTACGGCCTTCCACGAATCCATCGGGCAGCTGGACTGGATGACACCGGGAACCCGTGCTGCCGCACAGGAAAAACTCGCGAAGTTCCGCAGCAAGATCGGCTACCCGGAGCACTGGCGGGATTATTCGGCACTGCATATCGCGGCCGATGACCTGATTGGCAACATCCGCCGCACGCGCGCCTTTGCCTGGCGTCATGAAGCCGACAAGCTCAACAGGCCGGTGGATCGCGACGAATGGTTCATGTCGCCGCAGACGGTCAACGCCTACTATCAGGCGACCGGCAACGAGATCGTGTTTCCGGCCGCCATCCTCCAGCCACCATTTTTTGATCCGGCCGCGGACGACGCCTGGAACTACGGCAGTATCGGCGCCACCATCGGTCATGAGTTCAGCCACGGCTTTGACGATCAGGGCCGCAAGTTCGATGGCGACGGGCGCTTGCGCGACTGGTGGACGGCTGCCGATGCGGCCCGCTACACGCAGCGTGCGCAGTTGCTCGTGGAGCAGTACAACGCCTTCCGGCCACTGCCGAATTTCAGCATCAACGGCGAGCTCACGCTGGGCGAAAACCTGGCTGATCTGGCCGGCCTGGTCATGGCATACCGCGCCTGGCAGAACTCGCTGCACGGCAAGGAGGCGCCGGTGATCGACGGCTTCAGCGGCGCACAGCGCTTCTTCTTCGGCTATGCGCTCAGCTTTCGCGGCAAGGACCGGCCCGAGAGCCTGCAGGCACAGTTGCTGAGCGACCCGCATTCACCGGACCAATACCGCGTAACCGGCACGCTGCAGAATATGCCGGCGTTCTACACCGCATTCGGCGTCACGGCGACTGACCGGATGTACATCGCACCCGAAAAGCGCGTGACGATCTGGTAG
- a CDS encoding alpha/beta hydrolase: MIWLKRVLLGLAGLLFAGWLALVVYAYWPTGITEVPARSLADPDDKFVSVDGLELRYHTWGEPGPGKPAAVLLHGFGNSLQSFRLLAPLLTTHYYVVAVDMPGYGLSAKPADFDYRNPHQAQMIKNFIRALGLKNVVIGGHSLGGAIAFRVALDNPDVIGLVVMNPGIISTGVPPIARYIFFPMQRIQAKLFGDPEFRANFLRRSFIDPSIVTDEVVRNLSLTSRSEGYMSGMTSLMGQYSDADEVPMLPQLEVPSLIVWGAQDRGKPAGEFEQLRALLPNNTAVLVAGSGHYVQEEAPAETAEAMNAFVQRVMPATP; encoded by the coding sequence ATGATCTGGTTGAAACGCGTTCTTCTTGGCCTGGCCGGCCTGCTGTTTGCCGGATGGCTGGCGCTGGTGGTCTATGCCTACTGGCCAACCGGCATCACCGAGGTGCCGGCCCGCTCGCTGGCCGATCCCGACGACAAGTTTGTCAGCGTGGACGGCCTCGAACTCCGCTACCACACCTGGGGTGAACCGGGGCCAGGCAAACCGGCCGCCGTGCTGCTCCATGGCTTCGGCAATTCCCTGCAGAGTTTCCGCCTCCTCGCCCCCCTGCTCACCACACACTATTACGTCGTTGCGGTAGACATGCCGGGCTATGGGCTTTCTGCAAAGCCGGCGGACTTTGATTATCGCAATCCGCATCAGGCGCAGATGATCAAGAATTTCATCCGCGCACTTGGACTTAAGAACGTCGTCATCGGTGGCCATTCGCTGGGCGGCGCCATCGCTTTCCGGGTTGCACTCGACAATCCCGATGTCATCGGCCTGGTCGTCATGAACCCCGGCATCATTTCCACCGGGGTACCACCGATTGCCCGCTACATCTTCTTTCCGATGCAGCGGATCCAGGCAAAGCTGTTCGGCGACCCGGAATTCCGCGCGAATTTCCTGCGCCGATCGTTCATCGATCCCTCCATCGTCACCGATGAAGTCGTGAGGAATCTCAGCCTGACCTCGCGGAGCGAGGGCTACATGTCCGGCATGACCAGCCTGATGGGCCAGTACAGCGATGCCGATGAGGTACCGATGCTGCCGCAACTCGAGGTGCCCTCGCTGATCGTCTGGGGTGCGCAGGACCGCGGCAAACCGGCCGGCGAATTCGAGCAGCTGCGTGCACTGCTGCCGAACAATACCGCCGTCCTCGTTGCAGGCTCCGGTCACTATGTGCAGGAAGAGGCGCCGGCTGAAACCGCCGAGGCGATGAATGCCTTCGTACAGCGGGTGATGCCGGCGACGCCATGA
- a CDS encoding MerR family transcriptional regulator: MTARKPATPPSAPRRNLTIGALAKRARVAPSVLRYYEKEGLLRPGQRTAAGYRLYGPEAERTLLFINRAKRLGFSLDDIRQFLAAEQPEQKPRQRTAGKSKGARDSDVTRIAEDRFLEIERRLTELLVLRHELEVFLREMSGQLPAADGARDLYRRLVDQVCGHKSTPRTEAASLRSLMKRMGCALASWDRGDVLEVLRGRHIHVWRETDGYSVLIPGDDARIGVALRQIAASEAGCTAHTEPEVEHTAEGHVFSAHGDNAFLFAQFFLALEHRSAP, encoded by the coding sequence ATGACCGCGCGCAAGCCCGCTACGCCACCATCAGCGCCGCGGCGAAACCTGACCATCGGCGCGCTCGCCAAACGCGCTCGCGTGGCACCTTCGGTGCTTCGCTACTACGAGAAGGAGGGTCTGCTCAGGCCGGGGCAACGAACCGCCGCTGGCTACCGGCTGTACGGGCCGGAAGCCGAACGCACCCTGCTGTTCATCAACCGCGCCAAACGCCTCGGCTTTTCGCTGGATGATATCCGGCAGTTTCTGGCAGCCGAACAGCCGGAACAGAAACCGCGCCAGAGAACGGCCGGCAAGAGCAAAGGGGCGCGGGACAGCGATGTAACGAGAATTGCCGAGGACCGATTTCTTGAAATCGAGCGCCGGCTCACCGAACTGCTGGTGCTCCGGCATGAACTCGAGGTATTCCTCCGCGAGATGTCCGGCCAGCTGCCGGCAGCCGACGGTGCGCGGGACCTCTACCGGCGACTGGTAGACCAGGTCTGCGGCCACAAGAGCACGCCGCGGACAGAAGCCGCTTCGCTGCGCTCGTTGATGAAACGCATGGGCTGTGCACTCGCCAGCTGGGATCGCGGCGACGTGCTGGAGGTCTTGCGTGGCCGGCACATCCACGTCTGGCGCGAGACCGACGGCTACAGCGTCCTGATCCCGGGCGACGATGCGCGGATCGGCGTTGCGCTCCGGCAGATCGCCGCCTCCGAAGCGGGCTGCACTGCACATACGGAACCCGAGGTGGAACATACCGCCGAAGGCCATGTTTTCTCCGCCCACGGTGACAACGCCTTCCTGTTTGCGCAGTTCTTCCTGGCTCTCGAGCACCGCTCCGCCCCTTGA